One stretch of Zhihengliuella flava DNA includes these proteins:
- a CDS encoding PH domain-containing protein, with the protein MRIKLGDDERVIVKTRQHRRVLVRPVILLFLVVGASGFGLGWLGREDVAAWAADLTPLLTAAVFVIGGLLMLGWSVRPYLRWARTWYYLTNRRVVIRTGVSARSLRELPLVLIRELVVRQSVAQRSVQAGHLMLLTANGETTLKNVPSVHKLRELTLDAIEDLPRSVMFDGADFGAEQAIRWSAPAQQGPLHV; encoded by the coding sequence ATGCGCATCAAGCTCGGCGACGACGAGCGGGTCATCGTGAAGACCCGCCAGCACCGCCGCGTGCTGGTTCGGCCCGTCATCCTCCTGTTCCTCGTCGTTGGGGCCTCCGGGTTCGGGTTGGGCTGGCTGGGCCGCGAGGACGTGGCGGCGTGGGCGGCGGACCTGACACCGCTGCTGACTGCGGCCGTGTTCGTCATCGGGGGATTGCTGATGCTCGGGTGGAGCGTCCGGCCGTACCTGCGGTGGGCGCGCACCTGGTACTACCTGACAAATCGACGCGTCGTGATCCGCACGGGCGTTTCGGCACGGTCCCTGCGGGAACTACCCCTCGTGCTGATTCGTGAACTTGTTGTCCGCCAATCTGTGGCCCAGCGCTCCGTGCAAGCGGGCCACCTCATGCTGTTGACCGCCAATGGGGAGACCACGCTGAAGAACGTTCCGTCAGTCCACAAGCTGCGTGAACTCACGCTGGACGCGATCGAGGATCTGCCGCGCAGCGTCATGTTCGATGGCGCAGATTTCGGGGCGGAGCAGGCCATCAGGTGGTCCGCCCCAGCCCAGCAAGGCCCCCTCCATGTCTGA
- a CDS encoding biotin--[acetyl-CoA-carboxylase] ligase codes for MTTADPSPRRAALDSAAFDALRAPAGPYSRIDVVEETGSTNADLVADSTAGDRSALIATHQSQGKGRLGRGWSAPARSSLAVSIKFAPERFEDGAYGWLSMLCALSLVSALEARGVNAAVKWPNDVLIASPDGGPWRKVAGLLAQLVPPVAADQRTAVVVGAGINVNVSAQELPVPTATSLTAAGYAASLDAVACDYLAAVDREYSRLLAAGTVERSGLRDRVAARMATIGVDIKAELPGGEALEATATGLALDGGLDVRTVAGERRVLHAADVVHVRRSQGGYA; via the coding sequence ATGACTACCGCAGACCCCTCGCCGCGGCGTGCCGCACTTGATTCCGCGGCTTTTGACGCCTTGCGCGCGCCCGCCGGGCCCTACAGCCGGATCGACGTCGTCGAGGAAACGGGGTCAACCAACGCCGATCTCGTCGCCGATTCCACCGCGGGGGATCGCAGTGCGCTGATCGCGACGCATCAGAGTCAGGGCAAGGGGCGCCTCGGCCGCGGCTGGTCCGCGCCGGCGCGCAGTTCTCTCGCGGTGTCCATCAAGTTTGCTCCGGAGCGATTCGAGGACGGTGCCTACGGGTGGCTCTCGATGCTGTGCGCCCTCAGCTTGGTGAGTGCCCTCGAGGCGCGCGGCGTCAACGCCGCCGTGAAGTGGCCGAACGATGTCCTGATTGCCTCGCCCGACGGCGGGCCGTGGCGGAAGGTCGCTGGCCTGCTCGCGCAGTTGGTGCCGCCGGTTGCCGCCGACCAACGGACCGCGGTCGTCGTCGGCGCTGGGATCAACGTCAACGTCAGCGCCCAAGAATTGCCCGTGCCGACCGCCACGAGCCTGACGGCGGCGGGGTACGCGGCCTCGCTGGACGCCGTCGCGTGCGACTATCTCGCCGCGGTCGACCGGGAGTACTCGAGGCTCTTGGCCGCAGGGACGGTGGAGCGCTCGGGGTTGCGCGACCGCGTCGCCGCGCGCATGGCGACCATCGGGGTGGACATCAAGGCAGAGCTGCCCGGGGGCGAAGCGCTCGAGGCAACCGCGACGGGCCTAGCCCTCGACGGTGGCCTCGACGTGCGCACCGTTGCCGGCGAGCGGCGCGTCCTGCATGCGGCCGACGTCGTCCACGTGCGCCGCTCACAGGGCGGGTATGCGTAG